Part of the Paenibacillus antri genome is shown below.
ACGGAAGAGAAGCTGGGGCGGCGCGTCGAGGAACTGAAGTCCGCGATCTACCGCGAGGTACAGGAGATCCCGGCGTTTACGTATATCGAAGGCGACTTCGACGAGATGCAGAGCGTTTCCGACGATTGGCGGAAGCCCGAATTCGACGATTCGGGCTGGAAGCCGTTCGAGGTCGGCTCGACGTGGGGCGGGTACGACAAGACGGCGTACTTCCGCGCGAAGGTGACGATTCCCGAGGCGTGGCGCGGGAAGAAGCTGGCACTGCGCTTCCTCGTCGGCCCGCGCGACGGCGGCGGTTCGACGGCCGAGACGCTGCTGTACGTCGACGGGAGGCCTTTGCAGGGGATCGACATCTGGCACGAGGACGCGTGGCTGCCGCCGGAGTTCGTGGAGAAAGGGTATGCGTTCATCGCGCTGAAGGCGTGGAGCAGCGTGCTTCGGGTGCCGGACGTGCGCCGCTTCAAGCTGGCGCAGCTCGTCGTCATCGACGAAGCGGCGGAGAAGCTGTACTTCATGGTCGACACGCTGCTTAAGGCGGTGAAGGAGCTTCCGGAGACGGACCTGCATCGGGGCGTCATCCTGCAAGCGATCAACCGCGCGGTACTGACGATCGACTTCATGAAGCCGGGTTCGGAGACGTATTACGCGTCGATCGCGAAGGCGCGGGAACGGCTCGCGCTGGATATCGCCTCGTGGAAGCAGCCGGAGGCGCGCAAGCCGAAGGTGATCGGCTTCGGCCATTCCCACATCGACATGGCGTGGCTGTGGCGGCTGGCGCATTCGCGGGAGAAGGCGTCGCGGACGTTCTCGACCGTGCTGCATCTGATGAAGCAGTATCCGGAGTACCGTTTTCTGCATACGTCTCCGCAGTTATACAAGTACTTAAAGCAAGACTATCCGGAAATTTACGCGCAGGTGAAGGAACGGATCGCTTCGGGCGAATGGGAAATCACGGGCGGCATGTGGATCGAGCCCGATATGAACGTGCCGAACGGGGAGTCGCTCGTGCGGCAAATTTTGTTCGGGAAGCGGTTCATCCGGGACGAATTCAATCAGAAGACGAACGTCGTATTTTTGCCGGACGTGTTCGGTTATAACTGGGCGCTGCCGCAGATCATTAAGCGCAGCGGCATCGATTACTTCATTACGAGCAAGATCAGCTGGAATCAATATAACCGCTTCCCGCACGATACGTTCATGTGGCGCGGCGTCGACGGCACGGAAATTATGACGCATTACATTACGACGCCGGAAGACGGGAGCGGGAAGTCGTACACGTACAACGGCCTCGTGCGGCCGTACGAGGTCAAGGGCACGTGGGACCAGTACAAGCAGAAGAACGTGAACGAGGAGCTCGTCATGGCGTACGGCTGGGGCGACGGCGGCGGCGGGCCGACGAAGGACTTCCTGGAGGCGGCGGAAGTGCTGAAGGACGTGCCGGGGCTGCCGCGGTTCGAGCTCGGCAAGCTGGAGCCGTACCTGGAGCGACTCGGCCAGCGGGTGAAGCCGGAGGATCTGCCGGTATGGGACGGCGAGCTGTACCTCGAATATCACCGCGGCACGTATACGTCGCAGGCGTGGCTGAAGCGCGCGAACCGTCAGGCGGAGCGGCTGTACCACGCGGCCGAGTGGCTGAGCGCGTACGCGGACGCGCTGACGGGTTCCAAGGCGTATCCGCAGGCGTCGTTGAACGAAGGCTGGGAGATGCTGCTGCTCAATCAGTTCCACGACATCCTGCCGGGGTCGTCGATTCGCCAGGTGTACGAAGACGCGCGGAAGGATTTCGCAGAGATCGAGCGCATCGGGACGGACGCGCTGCGGGCGGCGGAGACGCGGGTCGCTTCGCTGCTTCGCGCGGACGCGGCCGGCCTCGTCGTCTGGAACGCGCTCGGCTGGGAGCGGGGCGGCTTGCTCGAACTCGATTGGACGCCGGAGCTCGAAGGGGCCGCGCTCGAAGGCGCGGCGGTATCGCAGCCGTCGATGCGGGACGGGCGCAAGACGGTGCTGCTGAAGGCGGCGCCGGTGCCGTCGCTCGGCTATAAGGCGATGGCTTTCGTGCCGGCGGACGCGGCCGCGGCCGCTGCCGCGGGTGCAGGGTCGATTCGGGTATCGCGGGACGCGCTTGAGAATGACTTCTACGTCATTCGCTTGAACGACCGCGGCCAGATCGCATCGATCTACGATAAGCGCGGCCGTCGCGAGGCGATCGCCGAAGGACAGCTCGCGAACGTGCTGCAGGCGTTCGAGGACAAGCCGATCAACTTCGACGCATGGGACATCGACGTGTACTACCAGGAGAAGATGACCGTCATCGACGATCTCGTCGAAGCCGTCGTCGAAGAGGAAGGACCGCTGCGGGGCACGCTGCGCCTCGTCTGGAAGTTCCTCGATTCGACGATTACGCAGCGGGTATCGCTGTATGCGGACGATCCGCGCATCGACTTCCGCACGGACATCGATTGGAACGAAAAGCAGGTGCTGCTCAAGGCCGCGTTCCCGGTCGCCGTCCGCTCCACGCGGGCGACGTACGATATCCAGTTCGGCAACATCGAACGGCCGACGCATTGGAACACGAGCTGGGACTACGCGAAGTTCGAGGTGTGCGCGCATAAGTGGGCCGACCTGTCGGAAGGCAACTACGGCGTCGCGCTGCTGAACGACGGCAAGTACGGCCATGACACGAAGGACAATGTCATGCGCCTCACGCTGCTCAAGTCCCCGATCGAGCCGGACGAGACGGCCGACCGCGGCCGCCACGTCTTCACGTACGCGCTGCTGCCGCATGTCGGAGGCTGGCGCGAGGCGAACGTTCCGAAGGCCGCGTACGAGCTGAACGCGCCGCTGACGGCGACGCCGATCGCCGCGCAGCCGGACGGCGAGCTTCCGGCCGTCGGCGGCTTCGCGTCGCTCGAGTGCGCTCATGCGATGCTCGAGACGGTGAAGAAGGCCGAGGACGACGACGCGGTCGTCGTGCGGGTGTACGAGTACATGCAGTATCGGACCGAGGACGCGGCGATCCGGTTCGACCGTCCGATCCGGAAGGCCGTAGAGTGCAACCTCGTCGAGGAAGAGGAAGGCGATGCGGACTTCGCGGGCGACCGCTTGACGTTCGGCTTGACGCCGTATGAAGTGAAGACGTTCAAAGTGTGGTTTTAAGAGCGGTTTAGGAGCGGGAAGGAGAGGCCCATCATGTTGCAACTTAGCGTAAACGGCGGAATCGTCAGCCTCGTCGACGGTTCGCGCACGATTCTTGAAAATATCGGCGTCTCGGCCCGTCTGTACGACGGCGCGGAGCCGTCGCTCGCGTTCGCGTCGCTCGAGGAGGCGCCCGAGGCTTCGGCCGCGCCGCCTCGTCTTCGCGCGGAGCGCGTGCAGCGCGCCGTGTTCGCGGACGCGGACGGCCGCGTCGAGGCGCGGCTCGAGCTCGCGGTCTGCGGGGAAGCGGCCGCGCTGTACGTCGTCGCGACGGCGGCGAACCGCGAGCTGTTCCGCGACCGCGTGACGTTCGCGGCGTCGGGCGGCGTCTCGATCCGCTTCGGAAGCGCGCCGGGTTTGGCGTCGCTGCTTGCGAACTACCAGCATAAAGACTGGTGGACGCGTCCGCACGTCGACCCGAACCTGTCGGCGCTGCCGCCGCGGACGCTGTCGCTCCTTTGGCGCACGAGCGACGGTGCGTACGCGCACCTGCTGCCGACGACCGGCGACGCGTTCCGCACCGACCTGCAAGGCCTCGCGGCCGGCGGCTTCGAAGCGCGCGTCTCCGCCTTCCAGGGCGGCTTCGCGACCGTGTCGACCGCCGCGTTCGTCGTCTCGTGCGGCGCGGATCCGTACGCGCTCGTCGAGGGCAACGTCGCGCTCGGCCTCGCCGCCGTCGACGCGCTCCAGAAGCCGCGCGCCGAGAAGACGTATCCGGAGCCGCTCGATTATCTCGGCTGGTGCAGCTGGGACGCGTTCTACCAGAAGGTGGACGCGGAAGGGCTGCTCGCCAAGACCGGCGAGCTCGCGGAAGCGGGTCTGCCCGTCCGCTGGGTCATGATCGACGACGGCTGGTCCGAAATTAGCCCGGACAAGCGGCTGCGGTCGTACGACGCCGTGCGGGAGAAATTCCCGAACGGCCTCGCCCCGGTCGTGCGCGAGATGAAGGAGCGGTTCGGCGTGCGCTGGGTCGGCGTCTGGCATACGATCGCCGGCTATTGGGGCGGCATCGATCCGGAAGGCGAGCTGTTCGAGCGGAATCGCGCGCATCTGTTCGAGACGAACGGCGGCGTGTGGGTGCCCGCGCCGGATGCGGCCGCCGCGTTCGGCTTCTGGAACGACTGGCACGGGTACCTGAAGAAGCAGGGCATCGACTTCGTCAAGGTCGACAGCCAGAGCGCGGTGCTCAATTTCTTCCGCGACTTGAAGCCGATCGGCGCGGCCGCGAAGGCGGCGCATACGGCGCTCGAGGCGTCGGTCGGACTGCACTTCGGCGGCACGATCATCAACTGCATGGGCATGGCTTCGGAAAATGTATGGCAACGACCGATGTCCGCGGTATCCCGCAACAGCGACGACTTCGTGCCGGAGGAAGCGACCGGCTTCCGCGAGCACGCGCTGCAGAATGCGTATAACTCGTACTTCCACGGCCCGTTCTATTGGGGCGACTGGGATATGTTCTGGAGCTCGAACCATGACGACGTGCAGAATATGGCGCTGCGCGCCGTCAGCGGCGGCCCGGTGTACGTCAGCGATAAGCTCGGCATTACGAACCCGGATCACATCCTGCCGCTCGTCTACAACGACGGCCGCATCATTCGGTGCGACCGGCCGGGCGTACCGACGGAGGATTGCCTGACGCTCGATCCGGTGTCCGCCGCCGTGCCGCTGAAGCTGTGGAACCGCGTCGGGGACAGCGGCGTCGTCGCGGCGTTCGGCCTGAGCGAGTCGGCCGCCGAAGGCGACGTCGGCCCGTCCGACGTGCCGGGCCTCCCCGGTGACAGCTTCGTGCTGTACGAATATTTCTCCCGCGAGGCGGTTCGCGTCGGCAGTGCCGAGCGGCTGCCGCTGCGCCTCGAGAATGCGGCGACGGCGATGTATACATTCGTACCGGAGCGCGCCGGCGTCACGCCGATCGGTCTCGTGAACAAGCTCGTGCCGACGGCGGCGGTCGAGCGAATCGTCGACGCGGGCGCGAAGACGTCGGTGACGCTGCGCGAGGGCGGCCGCTTCGGCTTCGCCGCGTCGCAAGGCGTCGCTCGCGCGACGGCGAACGGCCGCGGCGTCGAGGTGCTGTCGCATGACGGCTGGTACGAGATCGATTGCGCCGGCGAAGCCGGCGCGGTCGTCATCGATATCGAACTCGAAGGAGCGGCGAACGCATGACGACGATACCGCGCGCGGAATACCCGCGCCCGCAGTTCGCGCGGGACGCCTGGGTCAACCTGAACGGCGAATGGGATTTCGCCTTCGACGACGCGAACGTCGGCGACAAGGAAGGCTGGGGGTACTCCGGCGCGGCAATCCACGAAGGAAAACAATAACGACAACGCGCCCGCCGGGAATCCCGGCGGGCGCGTTTTGTTAGGAGGTGCAATCGGGGATTACCTGGAAAACTTCCCTCTAATTCGTCGGATCGGTTGGACTCGGATCGCTTAGACGGAAAACATCCCTCTAATTCGCCCCGATCGTCCGGAAATGTGGGGAAAGGTCCGGATTAGAGGGAGGATTTCCCTCTAAGTTGGCTAAAAGCGGCGTTGCGAAGCCAATTAGAGGGAGGATTTCCGGTTACTCCGACGCCTCGATTCGCGCGAGCTCCTTGCGTACGATCGGAGCGACCTTCGTGCCGAGCAGCTCGATCGTGCGCAGCAGCTCGCGATGCGGCACGCCGCTGACGTCGACGTGGAGCAGGAAGCGCGTGAGGCCGAGGTTTTTGCGAAGCAGCACGATCTTCTCCGCGACGTACTCCGGATCGCCGACGTAGAGCGCGCCGCGCAGGCTGCGAGCGGCGTCGAACGCGGCGCGGCCGTAGTGGCCCCAGCCCCGCTCCCGGCCGATCGCGTTCATCATCTGCTGCGTCGGCGGGAAGAACAGCTCGGCGGCCTGCTCCGCCGTGTCGGCGATGAAGCCGTGCGAATGCGTGGCGATCGGCAGCTTCGAAGGATCGTGGCCGGCTTGCGCGGCGGCTTCCTTATACAGCCGCACGAGCGGCGCGAACTGCTCCGGCTGCCCTCCGATGATCGCGAGGACGAGCGGCAGTCCGAGCATGCCGGCGCGAACGACAGATTCCGGGTTGCCGCCGCTCCCGATCCAGACCGGCAGCGGCTGCTGCACGGAGCGCGGGTAGACGCCGCGGTTATCGATCGCGGGGCGGTGACCGCCGGGCCAGGAAACCTTCTCCGAAGCGCGGATGTTCAGCAGCAGCTCCAGCTTCTCCTCGAACAGCTCGTCGTAATCGTTGAGGCTGTACCCGAACAGCGGGAACGACTCGATGAACGAGCCGCGGCCGGCCATAATTTCCGCGCGGCCGTTCGAGATGGCGTCCAACGTGGAAAATTGCTGATAGACGCGCACCGGGTCGTCCGAGGACAGCACGGTGACCGCGCTCGACAGCCGGATCCTGCTCGTCCGAGCCGCGCCGGCGGCCAAAATGACGGCGGGGGCGCTCGCCGAATAATCGGGGCGGTGATGTTCGCCGATCGCGTATACGTCCAGGCCGGCCTGCTCCGCGACGACGATCTCCTCGACGCCTTGGCGAATGCGCTCGGCGTGGCTGACGGGATCGCCGTTCGCCGGGTTCGGCGTCGCCTCGAGGAAGGTGCTGATCCCGATTTCCATATGGGGCGTTGCGGATAAAGTTTGATCGGACATGTTCGAAAGATCCTCCTTATATTCCTACAGTGTACCCCATTGTATCACGAAAAGCCTCAAATTTGAAATTTATGCTTGTCGTCGGGATTTTCGGTTTTTTCCTTAACTCAGGAGTCCATTGCCGGCAGCTTTTCTTTACCTACGCGAAAATCGCCTTTTCCGGCTTCCTGAGTGAAAGCAAAAATAAAAGTCTTGCGAGGATCAATTTGGGGCGAAGTTTTTACCCCGCGTCGTTTTCGTAAGAAAAGTTAAACGTGGTATTTGCCGGTCGGCTCGTTCAGCACCCACTCGAGCAGCAGGATCGAATCCTCCAGGCGTTCGAGCTGCGCGGACGACGAGGCGTCCTTCGCCGCGTCGCCTTCGAGGCGCGATTCGAGCGTGCGCTTCTGCATCGCGAGGTCGTTCAGCTTTCGCTTAATCTGTTGTTCGGTGCGCATGCGGTTCGCTTCTCCTTCGGTTCCTTTTCCTGTATCATAACATCATCGGAACGGAAGGAGAAACGAACATGAACAAGAAGCTCGTATATATGAACCACGACGGGGGCGTCGACGATCTCGTGTCGCTCGCCGCCGTCCTGCTGATGCAAGACGTGGAGCTGCTCGGCGTCGGCGTCATTCCCGGCGACTGCTACTTGGAACCGGCGGTAAGCGCATCGCGGAAAATCATCGACGTCTTCGGCAGCGGCGCGAACGTAGAGACGGCCGCTTCGGATTCGCGGGCGAAAAACCCGTTCCCGAAGGAGTGGCGCATGCACGCGTATTTCGTGGACGCGCTGCCGATGCTGAACGAGAAGGACGAGCCCTCGGCGCCGCTGGTCGAAGAGCCCGCGCATCTTCATCTCGCGAGGAAGCTTCGGGAGGCGGACCGCAAGGTCACGCTGCTGTTCACGGGTCCGCTTACGGATTTGTCCCGCGCGCTGCTCGCCGCGCCCGACATCGAAGATAACATCGAGTCGCTCGTCTGGATGGGCGGGTCGTTCAAGGGGACGGGCAACATTATCGAGCCGGAGCATGACGGGACGGCGGAATGGAACGCGTTCTGGGACCCCGAAGCGGCGGCCGACGTCTGGCGCTCGGGCATCGACATTATCGCGTATCCGCTGCTCGCGACCGATCAGGTGCCTTGGACGGTCGCGCGCCGCAACGCCTGGGCTCGGGAGCGCCGGCATCCGGCGCTCGACTTCGCGGCGCAGTGCTACGCGATGTGCCCGCCGCTCGTCCATGTGCACGCGAACGATACGTACTTCCTATGGGACTTGCTTACGACGTCCCACCTCGGCGGCGCGCCGATCGCGACGCTGCGGGAGGTCGCTTGCCGGGTGCATGCTTCCGGTCCGAGCCAGGGACGCATCGAAGAGGCGGATGGGTGCAGAACGATTCGCATCGCGGAGAAGATCGACGCCGAAGCGTTCTTCGCGTATATGACGTCGCTCTTTAAGACGTACAAGGGGTAACGAAGAAGAGGCTGTCCCGATTCGCGGGACAGCCTCTTCTTCGTCGTGCGCCTCCGTTCAGCCGACCGGACCCGCATTCAAGCTCTTCAAATACTGCTTCGGCGTACAGCCGTTGAACCGCTTGAACAGCTCGTAGAAATGCGCCATGTTGCCGATTCCGACCTCGCTCGCCACCTCCGCGATGCTCCGCCCGCTCGTCACGAGCAGCCGCTCCGCCTTCGCGATCCGCTTGCGGTTGACGTAGTCCGTGAACGAAGCGCCCATCGCCCGCTTGAAATATTTCGAGAAATAAAAGTAACTCATCCCGGCCCGCCGCGCGACTTGTTCCATGTCGATCTTCTCGGCGAGATGCCGGTCCACGTATTCGACGATCGGCTTCATCGCGGATGCGTCCACATGCTCGTGCGCCTGGAGCAGCCCCCTGGTATCTCCTCGCAGCAGCGTCAGCAGCAGATGCTTAATATGCATGCTGGCCGCGATTTCGTAGCCTTTGGACTCCCCGAGGATTTCCTTATGGATGCTCTCGATGATTCGCGCGACCTCGGCGCGCACGGCGGCATTTTCCTCGAACATATAATTCAATTCCTCGAGCGGATGCAGCACTTCGGAGAAGCGGCGGTAATACATCATCATCGCCGGATCGAAATACGGCTCCAGGTCGACGTGAAACACGATATACACGAGCGTATCCGGACCGACGACGCGCCCGCGGTGCAGCTGGGACGAGCCGATGACCATGACGTCTCCGGCTTTCAGCGTATAGGTTCGATTCGGCGTCGATATTTCGTGAACGCCTTCCTGCACGTACAGGAATTCGACTTCCTTGTGATAATGCCAGCGGATGTCCTGCATCGAAGGAGAAGGCTTCTTCGGCTGGCTCGTAAATTGCCATACTTTCAGGCACAAGGCAGGATTTTGATATAGGATCGGTTCCTGAAAAAACTCCAAGGGAGTCGCCCCTTCTCGTCGCCTAGGACAAAATTGGATAAGAAACGGACAAATCGTTGCATAGGCACGGACGCGGAAAGACGGTAAGGTGGTGTCAGGAACGATTATACAACGAAACGAGGATGAGAGACTTATGAAAGTTGCGATCGTCGGCTGCGGCGGCATGGGAACGATCCATGCGTCCTGCTATCAGAGCATTCCGGACGTTACCGTCGTCGGAGTGCACGACATCGATCCGGACGCCATGCGCGCGCTGTCGGACCGGACGGGGGCGACGCCTTACGCGTCGTTCGCCGAGATGCTGGAGCAATCGGGCTGCGAAGCGGTCAGCATCGCGACGCCGAGCCATCTGCATAAGGCGTTCGCGGTGCGGACGGCGGCGGCCGGGAAGCATGTCATCAGCGAAAAGCCGATCGCCCTCACGCTCGAGGACGCCGAGGAAGTCATTCGGACATGCGAGCGGTATGGCGTTCGTCTGTTCGTCGGACATGTGGTCCGGTATTTTCCGGAATACGCCCAGATGAAGGCGAAGGTCGAGGCAGGCGAGCTCGGCCGGATCGGCGTCGTTCACGCGAAGCGCGCGGGCGCGCATCCGGGCGACCGGCGTCCTTGGTTCAAGGATGCCGAACAGAGCGGGGGCGTCGCCCTCGACTTGATGATCCACGATTTGGATTTCCTTCGGTGGACGCTCGGCGAGGTGCGCTCCGTCTACGGGCTGCATCGCGTGGAGGATACGGTGGAATACGCTTCGGCGACGCTCGTGTTCGAAAGCGGGGCGGTGGCGAACGCGGAAGCGTATTGGGGCTATCCGGGACCGTTCCACACGTCCGCCGAAATCGCCGGCAGCCGCGGGGTCGTTCGCAACCACAGCCTCGAGTCCGCTTCGCTGCACGTTCGCCGAGCGGCCGTCGAGGCGAAGAACGGAACGTTCGTCGAGGTGCCGCAAAGCCCGGGATATCATTCGCCTTACGAGCTGGAGCTGCGCGATTTCATCGATTGCATTCGCAGCGGGCGGGAGTCCGAAGTGACCGGGCGGGACGCCTATAAGGCGCTCGAGCTCGCGCTGGCGGTCATGGAATCGGCCAAGACCGGCAAGGCGGTCGTATTCGATCGAAACCTGGGGGAGGGTCTGAGATGAACAAGTTGAAGGTAGGCATGATCAGCTTCGCGCACGGTCACGCCTTCTCCTATCTGGATGCGCTGCTCCGTCTGCCGGACGTCGAGGTCGTCGGGATCGCCGACGAATCGGCTTCCCGGGTCGAGAAGGTCGTGCGCGAGCGAGGGCTCGCCTATTACGAGGATTACCGGGAGCTGCTTGCGAACGACGCGGCGGACGCGGTCGTTATTTGCTCGGAAAACGTTCATCATGCGCGGCTGACGATCGACGCGGCGAAGGCGGGGAAGCACGTCGTCTGCGAGAAGCCGCTCGGCGTCTCCGTCGAGGAAATGGAGCGCATGGTCGCCGCTTGCCGAGACAACGGCGTGCAGCTGATGACCGCGTTCCCTTGCAGGTACTTGGCCGCCGTCGTCCGCGCGAAGGAAGCGGTCGACCGAGGCGAGATCGGCTCGATCGTCGCGATCAAGGGCACGAACCGGGGCTCCATGCCGGGCGGCTGGTTCGTCGACCCGGCGTTGTCCGGCGGCGGCGCGCTGCTGGATCATACGGTTCACGTCATGGACCTTATGAACTGGTTTACCGGTTCCCGGGCGAAAGAAGTGTACGCTTACGCCGCCACCTTGTTCCATGAAGAGCTCCAGGTGGACGACGCCGGCATGATTCACGTGAAGTTCGAGAACGGCGTCTTCGGCGTGCTCGACACGAGCTGGTCGCGGCCGAAGTCGTTCCCGACCTGGGGCGACGTAACGATGGAAATCGTCGGCACGAAGGGGAGCATCTCCGTGGACGCCTTGGCGCAAAAGAACGAGCTGTACAGCGAGGCGACGGGTAAGGGCCATCATCTGTTCTGGGGCGACAACATGGACTTCTACATGATGAAGTCGTTCACGGATGCGCTGCTTCACGGCGAGCCGGCGCCGATCTCCGGCGAAGACGGGCT
Proteins encoded:
- a CDS encoding alpha-mannosidase, encoding MWLTEEKLGRRVEELKSAIYREVQEIPAFTYIEGDFDEMQSVSDDWRKPEFDDSGWKPFEVGSTWGGYDKTAYFRAKVTIPEAWRGKKLALRFLVGPRDGGGSTAETLLYVDGRPLQGIDIWHEDAWLPPEFVEKGYAFIALKAWSSVLRVPDVRRFKLAQLVVIDEAAEKLYFMVDTLLKAVKELPETDLHRGVILQAINRAVLTIDFMKPGSETYYASIAKARERLALDIASWKQPEARKPKVIGFGHSHIDMAWLWRLAHSREKASRTFSTVLHLMKQYPEYRFLHTSPQLYKYLKQDYPEIYAQVKERIASGEWEITGGMWIEPDMNVPNGESLVRQILFGKRFIRDEFNQKTNVVFLPDVFGYNWALPQIIKRSGIDYFITSKISWNQYNRFPHDTFMWRGVDGTEIMTHYITTPEDGSGKSYTYNGLVRPYEVKGTWDQYKQKNVNEELVMAYGWGDGGGGPTKDFLEAAEVLKDVPGLPRFELGKLEPYLERLGQRVKPEDLPVWDGELYLEYHRGTYTSQAWLKRANRQAERLYHAAEWLSAYADALTGSKAYPQASLNEGWEMLLLNQFHDILPGSSIRQVYEDARKDFAEIERIGTDALRAAETRVASLLRADAAGLVVWNALGWERGGLLELDWTPELEGAALEGAAVSQPSMRDGRKTVLLKAAPVPSLGYKAMAFVPADAAAAAAAGAGSIRVSRDALENDFYVIRLNDRGQIASIYDKRGRREAIAEGQLANVLQAFEDKPINFDAWDIDVYYQEKMTVIDDLVEAVVEEEGPLRGTLRLVWKFLDSTITQRVSLYADDPRIDFRTDIDWNEKQVLLKAAFPVAVRSTRATYDIQFGNIERPTHWNTSWDYAKFEVCAHKWADLSEGNYGVALLNDGKYGHDTKDNVMRLTLLKSPIEPDETADRGRHVFTYALLPHVGGWREANVPKAAYELNAPLTATPIAAQPDGELPAVGGFASLECAHAMLETVKKAEDDDAVVVRVYEYMQYRTEDAAIRFDRPIRKAVECNLVEEEEGDADFAGDRLTFGLTPYEVKTFKVWF
- a CDS encoding Gfo/Idh/MocA family protein, whose translation is MKVAIVGCGGMGTIHASCYQSIPDVTVVGVHDIDPDAMRALSDRTGATPYASFAEMLEQSGCEAVSIATPSHLHKAFAVRTAAAGKHVISEKPIALTLEDAEEVIRTCERYGVRLFVGHVVRYFPEYAQMKAKVEAGELGRIGVVHAKRAGAHPGDRRPWFKDAEQSGGVALDLMIHDLDFLRWTLGEVRSVYGLHRVEDTVEYASATLVFESGAVANAEAYWGYPGPFHTSAEIAGSRGVVRNHSLESASLHVRRAAVEAKNGTFVEVPQSPGYHSPYELELRDFIDCIRSGRESEVTGRDAYKALELALAVMESAKTGKAVVFDRNLGEGLR
- a CDS encoding nucleoside hydrolase; amino-acid sequence: MNKKLVYMNHDGGVDDLVSLAAVLLMQDVELLGVGVIPGDCYLEPAVSASRKIIDVFGSGANVETAASDSRAKNPFPKEWRMHAYFVDALPMLNEKDEPSAPLVEEPAHLHLARKLREADRKVTLLFTGPLTDLSRALLAAPDIEDNIESLVWMGGSFKGTGNIIEPEHDGTAEWNAFWDPEAAADVWRSGIDIIAYPLLATDQVPWTVARRNAWARERRHPALDFAAQCYAMCPPLVHVHANDTYFLWDLLTTSHLGGAPIATLREVACRVHASGPSQGRIEEADGCRTIRIAEKIDAEAFFAYMTSLFKTYKG
- a CDS encoding helix-turn-helix domain-containing protein → MEFFQEPILYQNPALCLKVWQFTSQPKKPSPSMQDIRWHYHKEVEFLYVQEGVHEISTPNRTYTLKAGDVMVIGSSQLHRGRVVGPDTLVYIVFHVDLEPYFDPAMMMYYRRFSEVLHPLEELNYMFEENAAVRAEVARIIESIHKEILGESKGYEIAASMHIKHLLLTLLRGDTRGLLQAHEHVDASAMKPIVEYVDRHLAEKIDMEQVARRAGMSYFYFSKYFKRAMGASFTDYVNRKRIAKAERLLVTSGRSIAEVASEVGIGNMAHFYELFKRFNGCTPKQYLKSLNAGPVG
- a CDS encoding LLM class flavin-dependent oxidoreductase, yielding MEIGISTFLEATPNPANGDPVSHAERIRQGVEEIVVAEQAGLDVYAIGEHHRPDYSASAPAVILAAGAARTSRIRLSSAVTVLSSDDPVRVYQQFSTLDAISNGRAEIMAGRGSFIESFPLFGYSLNDYDELFEEKLELLLNIRASEKVSWPGGHRPAIDNRGVYPRSVQQPLPVWIGSGGNPESVVRAGMLGLPLVLAIIGGQPEQFAPLVRLYKEAAAQAGHDPSKLPIATHSHGFIADTAEQAAELFFPPTQQMMNAIGRERGWGHYGRAAFDAARSLRGALYVGDPEYVAEKIVLLRKNLGLTRFLLHVDVSGVPHRELLRTIELLGTKVAPIVRKELARIEASE
- a CDS encoding Sip1-related alpha-galactosidase; amino-acid sequence: MLQLSVNGGIVSLVDGSRTILENIGVSARLYDGAEPSLAFASLEEAPEASAAPPRLRAERVQRAVFADADGRVEARLELAVCGEAAALYVVATAANRELFRDRVTFAASGGVSIRFGSAPGLASLLANYQHKDWWTRPHVDPNLSALPPRTLSLLWRTSDGAYAHLLPTTGDAFRTDLQGLAAGGFEARVSAFQGGFATVSTAAFVVSCGADPYALVEGNVALGLAAVDALQKPRAEKTYPEPLDYLGWCSWDAFYQKVDAEGLLAKTGELAEAGLPVRWVMIDDGWSEISPDKRLRSYDAVREKFPNGLAPVVREMKERFGVRWVGVWHTIAGYWGGIDPEGELFERNRAHLFETNGGVWVPAPDAAAAFGFWNDWHGYLKKQGIDFVKVDSQSAVLNFFRDLKPIGAAAKAAHTALEASVGLHFGGTIINCMGMASENVWQRPMSAVSRNSDDFVPEEATGFREHALQNAYNSYFHGPFYWGDWDMFWSSNHDDVQNMALRAVSGGPVYVSDKLGITNPDHILPLVYNDGRIIRCDRPGVPTEDCLTLDPVSAAVPLKLWNRVGDSGVVAAFGLSESAAEGDVGPSDVPGLPGDSFVLYEYFSREAVRVGSAERLPLRLENAATAMYTFVPERAGVTPIGLVNKLVPTAAVERIVDAGAKTSVTLREGGRFGFAASQGVARATANGRGVEVLSHDGWYEIDCAGEAGAVVIDIELEGAANA
- a CDS encoding Gfo/Idh/MocA family protein, giving the protein MNKLKVGMISFAHGHAFSYLDALLRLPDVEVVGIADESASRVEKVVRERGLAYYEDYRELLANDAADAVVICSENVHHARLTIDAAKAGKHVVCEKPLGVSVEEMERMVAACRDNGVQLMTAFPCRYLAAVVRAKEAVDRGEIGSIVAIKGTNRGSMPGGWFVDPALSGGGALLDHTVHVMDLMNWFTGSRAKEVYAYAATLFHEELQVDDAGMIHVKFENGVFGVLDTSWSRPKSFPTWGDVTMEIVGTKGSISVDALAQKNELYSEATGKGHHLFWGDNMDFYMMKSFTDALLHGEPAPISGEDGLRSAEVALAGYASVKLGQPVKL